Within Coregonus clupeaformis isolate EN_2021a chromosome 20, ASM2061545v1, whole genome shotgun sequence, the genomic segment TGGCCACATCAATTCGGAGCCCCACCCGATATCCGACATCAGGACAGATTTTTCTCTGCAACCCGACCCACCCGCATAGAATTGTTCCGAGAATCGATCCGTGACCCGCCAAATAACATCCATTTATTTAATAGTTTTTATGACTCCAGAGTAGTAGGGTATTCCCATTCCCTGCATGAATTAATTTGTCTATTTATGTCTATTAAAAATGTTGATAAAAGGAAACCATGCGCAATGCGATGCGGCACATTGACAACTCAAATCGCTTTGAAAAAAAGCCTTCTAATTAACCTCCTTAACAAATGAAAGCCTATAGCCGACATAACAAAACAATACCTTTACATTCAATATTGTTTCAATAATCAAATAGTTTACCGTAATTGAAACTTAAATACAAATTTCCCAGAATCTAATAGGCTATTGGCTACTCAAACTTTTACCAGCCGCACAGGTGTGAACTTTATATTGCCTGCGTATGGTCTAAATGCACGAAAGCCTGAATTAATGTAATAATTAACTGAATTATTGTAAACAAATACCTGCTTGCACTTTTGCAGGCTGTGTATCCATCTACTGGGTTGTTGTCCTCCTTGTCCACACTGACTCCAAAAGCCTTCCAAAACTGGGGATTTCACTCGTGCAGCACCTGTTTCCACGATGGTGTATTCATCATAACCTTTTTATTTCTCCTGTTACGTTAGCCATTTTCCCATGAGTCAGGGAAAATAAACTTGCCAATGTATTGTTGTGTGGCGGAAGGGAACATAAGCTCTGCACGTGGACAAATTAGGAATGTTTCAGCACCACACAAGAAATGGACAGTTCCCTGCTCCACTCTCGCTGCGTGGCTGGTAGCCTAGGCTATGTCTGCCTCACCGCTCACATAGCCTAATTGAATTCgcaacacaattcaacacaacaaGCTCCTAAAAAATATGATCTTGATTTAAAACGTTAAACGCAATATCATTGTTCTGAACCGCGAGCCGACCCGCGGGTTGAAAGAATGTTTTCATTCCACCCGCCAGCTGATTTTTTTTGCGGGTCATCCGCGAGGAACCGTGGGTATCCGACCCGATGCAGGACTCTAGTCTCAGGTTAGTTATCAACAGACTGACATAGTAGATTGTCCTGAAAACATGGAGATTTGTTACATGTTTGTTGAGTACTGTATTCCTGACTGTGTTTTTCTATTCCTGCAGGGGGGATATGGGTGCCATCACCTCTCCATTAGGTGCTAAACTGAGCTGCCTGTCTCCCAACTCATCAGACAGTCAGCAGAACAACACACCCAGGAGTGCTGAGAGGGTAACTGTCTGtccaaacattttacatttttacattttagtcatttagcagacgctcttatccagagcgacttacagttagtgagtgcatacattattgtatttttatatactggccccccgtgggaatcgaacccacaaccctggcgttgcaaacgccatgctcaaccaactgagctacatccccaaACAATGACACATAGCCTACCCTGCTGACTCACACACAGTATGTACTCAGTCTGTCTGACTGGTCCTCCCTAACTGccctcctgtctctgtctgtgtgtgtgtgatgtccaGGGGGGTAAGGAGAAGAGTCCAGCAGGGAGTCAGGGTGACGCCATCACCAGCCTGCCCATCAGTATCCCCCTCAGCACAGTGCACCCCAGCAAGCTCCCCGTTAGCATCCCCCTGGCCAGTGTGGTGCTGCCCAGCCGAGCAGAGAGACTGGTGGGTACATATGGCTCATATAACTCTGgcttagagcagtggttcccaaacattTTCACTCTGGACAGTTGATCTGGatatttctgacaagttataaatgaCATGATGAGGAAAACGGTTGATTCACTATCCAATTTCGaagttgcaccttgtgcattctactattacaactttcaagattAGGTTGAAAGCCCGTCtgagtttgggaaccactggcttAGAGAATGGCTACAGGTTGATTTCCGACTGGGTAGTAAGGTCATGTGTGCTGTAATAAACCACTGTGTTGACTCAAACGCTCTGTGTTTGTTATTGTAGAGGAGCACACCAAGTCCTGTGTCCCAGACAGGCCAGACCAACGGTAAGCAGCTCCCAAAACACTATTACCTTGTATACCATATTGATCTTATCCAGTGAATCCTCAATGTGTTGAAACATATCATGACTGGCCAGTGTCCAACCCCCTCTGTCCTTCCTCAGGGTACTCCTCTAGCTCAGGGCTGATGAATGGAGGCTCTCACTCTGAGGACCAGGATGGGGctgccccctcccctccctctcacgGTGCCCCTCCTATGGGACCAACACGAGGCCACAGCCCCCCCCTCAGCACCGGAGGGGTCCTCCAGTATGCTGACGGCCCCCCCAGAATCCTCCCTGGGGACGCGACCGAGCGGCAGGGCGAGTCTGACTCGGAGCCCCAGGACAGCGAGTCCAGACGCCGCATGTTCTTCTCTTTgtcgtcttcctcctcctctgggGGCGCCGCGTCTCGCCTCCACCTCTGCTCGGCCAGACAGAGCCAGCATCACCACGGGAGCCACAGTAACCACAACAATCACCACCACAACCGCTCGCCGGGCTCCCAGCATACAAACTCTCACAGTCATGGGTCTCAGGAGGAACGCAAGCGTGGGAGGAGGAAGCGCAGCTCAACGGGGGCTCAACCTGCCAGCGGCTCCCCAAAGAGGAGGTCCTTTCCTGGGCTTAGCTCCACCAATCACCCCTCTGGATCCCCACTCAACATCAACTCCATGGTGAGTCAAGCCACATTCAGGTTACTTCCGTGTTCGTTAAAACGTAGTACACGGCTACAATGGCTTGGTTGCAGCGCAGTACTTGCTACAAGAGTTGTATGTTTGATTCCTTCTATATCTAGGCCCTACTGAATACATATTTTAACTGTTGGCttaagatgcactatgcagaaatcactccgccatttcctggtttctagaattctaatagtttgcctaatttcagtttgtgacaaaacaagcaagtatagagttagacaatcattgtaccatctaaaccgctgtgaaatatattttccataaccaaaaatattgtattttcaaatttttgaagctggtgtacaaaaccgaaagtaaaagacgcaaaaaactAAACTTCAAAACAGGAAGCATAGAagtagcgcacatagaacagatctacagcttcttagacttgctttcaatgagaattacatatctataactcataTTTCCATGTGAATTTTGTCAGGCCGCCCCAAAAGTGACATATTGTAGCTTTAGGGTTAGACCCCAAGTGGTGcaggttttggtttttgccctaacactacacagctgattcaaatgatcaaagcttgatgattagttcattatttgaatcagctgtgtagtgctagggcaaaaaccaaaacgtgcaccccttggggtcccgaggaccgagttagGGAAACCCATGGTTAGGGCTAACCCTGTTTTCTGTGTTTGTCGTGTCAGGTGAACAACATTAACCAGCCTCTGGAGATCGCTGCCATCTCTTCCCCGGAGCAGTCTGGCCGTAGCTCCTGTGGTCCAGATATGGACCAGCCCCCTGTACTGAAGAGAGAACGCCCTCTGGAGATGAATGGCTCAGGACGCTACTCCTCCGCACCCAGCTCTGACGACGACTCTGGCTACCCTGCTGACAGCTCCAGCTCAAGGTATAGTAAACGGTGAAGCGAAAAGCCATGTGGCTGCTGACTCATTTCTACAGCAGAGTACATTTTCTTTAATTTGTCTTGTTTTAGAATTGAAAGGAAGATTGCCACTATTTCCCTGGAGAGCCGAGATGGACCAGGCAGATCAGGGGACAGGGAGCGCGGTAAGGAACGTCCAAAAATGCTGAAGCTGCATAATTAACATGATATCACTGTCAGCTATCTACTGTGCTTTTTCCTTCGCTCTGTTTTTGTTTTCTATCTCACTTTTTCTCTATTGGGTTAACAGGAAGGAAGTCAGGAGGCAGCAGCGGTAACAGCACAGGAAGTGAGGTctcctcttcatcttcctcctcatcctcctcatccaACAGCAAGTGGAAATCCACCTTCTCCCCCATCTCAGACCTCAAGCAGCCCCTGCCCGAGCTGAGGCAGGGGGGCTCCCCCTTCGGCACGGGGAGAGAGCCGCGGGGCCTGGGCACGGGTACGGACTCAGACTCTGATCACAAACCGCAGCAGCagaggagggggagtgagggggcCGGGGGTGAGCCCTCAGGGTTTCAGGACATCCCCCTTAACCTTTTCCTCAGCCAGGAGTCTGGGGGACGGCCGGGGGCAGGGGCCCAGGGAGGAAGCAGCTCTGAGAGGCAGGCCATGCCCAAACAGAAGCCCCGGGGTGAGCGGGAGCTTAAGACATCCAGCAGCATGGGCAACAGCCAGAACCTCTTCATCTCTGCTGCCGCCAGCGGGGGTATCCTGAGCGGCAAGGTGGGGGGCAGCCCTGTATCTTCAGCCTCAGGGGCCTCTGTGGGACAGTACATGGGGTCCCAGTTCCCCCTTGGGGGGGCCTCTGTCCTCCAGTCCCTGTTCGGAGCCCAGTCTCCCGGAACTTCGGTGAGCGGGGCCCCGCGCCTGGTCAATGGACACTCTTCCCTGGGGAGCTTCTCCAGCGCTGGGCTGGCAGGTGGAGCAGCTGGAGGTGAggcccactgacacacacactctaaaCAGTCTCCTTCCATTCAGCACCACCATTGGGTATGGGTTGGGGTAGATTGGGAGTGTTAGACAGTGGTACAGAGGAAGTCAATGGGAGAGGCCTACTGATGGACACAGGTAAGTGGGAGCCCTGTCCTGCTGCCTGTCTGAACTCCCTCGCTGCTTTGCTTTGCCATGGACTGGCTGTACAGAAGCTGAGTTGGACACCCTTGGAAAATGCCTAACATTTTGAAGAGAGCAGATCCTAAGAATTATGTACTTGGTCAATGCAATCATGGCCACGCGCATGGACAATGCCCTTCAATCTGTATACTGTGATATAGCCTACTGTTTTCTGTGTTGGTTAGCTATACTGTAAATCTCTGAAACGTTGAGAAATTACTGTGATTAGTAATTAATCAAAGAAACTTGATCAGCATTTTCTTTGGGTGTTGGTGTTACTGCTGCTGGTCTTGTGTGTAATTCAGAGACATTTCACTATGATTAGACTTGTTTTATTTGCACAAAACTATTAGTTAATTTCAGAGGAATGGCCTTTAGTCTATAACAGCTGATTCAGTCTACCCTTTTATAGTGAAATGTCTTTGTCTGCtttctgtgtgcctgtctgtaaGACTCGCTTGGCGCTATGCAAATCCTGGCtgagtttctctgtctctctctctctctctcgctcgctctctctctctgtgtcctcccccacctctctgtctcttgctGTTTAATCCACAGGTATTTTTCACCATGTGGTGCCCTCAGTATCCTCCCATCAGTTTGGGGCTGCGCTGCCAGCCTCAGGAGGCCTCAGCTCTCTgctcagtctctcctcctccaaGCAGCACCAACACACTGCCCCCCAGTCAGGCTCCTCTTTCCTTGCCTCCATATCCTCCTCCCTCCCGCTGCCCCTCTCCCAGGCCCAGCACAGCCGCACCCAGACAGTGCTGCACACCCAACCACCCCTCACGCTCTCCCTGCCCCCTCCACCACCATTACTCAATGTctcctcctcagtcccctcctcgTCCTCTGACCCCAGTCCCTCGTCTCGCTCTGAGGCCTTCCTCTCCTCCCGACTGGTCCCCTCTTCCCTCCAGCACCAGAGAGCacagtcctcctcctcctccgctctcacggtctcctcctcctctgcttaTGTGTCTGCTGCtgcttctgtctccctctcttcttcctctcgtAGCTTCACAGTGCACTACCCCCCTCACCTGCCCCCTCCAACCCAGGCCAGTAGCTCAGGAGGTGGGGTCAGCATGTGGAGGACTCTGGGATTGCCTGCTTCCTACACGTCGTCCTCTCAGCACCCCGGCTCCCGGCCTAGATAGGGCATGGGGTGAGGGGCGGGTGGGGGATGGGGTAGAGCGGGTGTGGGTCAATCAGAGGGATAAGGGGGAGAGACTcgtagggagagacacacacaggcaaccTGGTTTTCCTGTGCTTTCAAAGCTGATATTCAGTTCTAACAAGGTAAGTTATACTCCTCGTTcctgctggggccacccatacgaaaaatgtatgcatgcttTGGAGAGAattggctttggataaaagcgtctgctaaatggcatttattattattattataattgtagGTTTGTGAATAAATCCTAAGGAAACCTGTTAAAATCTACATGTTTTTGATGCAGAACTTTTTTAACTCTGACAAATCCACTCTTCAGGAGCAGTCTCATGTCATGCTTTTATATATGCTAATTGACAGCATTTTGTTTTGGTTGAATTTTCTCTGTTTTTCTGACCCTGGCTCTTTCCTCTCCCTGGCAGGTAACTGAAGAATATCTACCTCAACCCAACGTAACTATGCAAATGGAAAGGTGTGGACCAATGAACTCTACTATCTCACTGGTGCTCCCAAGCCTGCTAAACCGCCACTGCACTGggactcaaaacacacacacacacacacacacacagagctgatcacaaacacacacacacacactgcttcggCCACTCACGCTGACACACACTCACAGCGGCGTCCTGAGCAGAGTTGAGCGGTCACGGGGGTGTATGTGTCATGGGATGAGGCTGAAGGTATTCACTGGGTTGTGTACATCTCATCCTTAATGAATTGGTATGCTGCCTGCTCTCAAGATTATAGTGACACATGAAACGCACTGTTTCCATGGCAGTAACTTGTATAGGTACATCACTGTCACAATGTAACGTGGTGCTAATAAGACTTATTCAATATAGATAGTTATTTGTTAAAGACTCAATTCACACATTTGACTACAGAAGACGTCGCAGTTAGCAGTGTAGTTTTACATCTCACTGATGCCATTATATTAGTAaaggcagacagtgtgtatagtgGGAGATTCGTGTGGGTCTATCATCCCAGTAGACAGCACTCTCCTCTTTGTTCTGTCATTATCTGACCACCAGGTGCTATGTTAGACCTCATCCccccacacaccatcacacacacgctAGACCAGTCTAACCCAGCTCTGATCAGGACTAGGGACCATGCAGCTGTGCCTCACTGCATCTCTAGCACTCTGATACCAAACCTTGAACCCTGATCATTTGTTCAGTGAATGAAATATGATTTGACTACATTAGCTTTTGGCTACAGTATAAAACGGGGGAAGTTGTTGGTTCAAACACACTGGGTAACATATGTGTACCCTGTGACAATATCCCTGGTGCAGGGACAGCACTATAGTAAGCTGTCAGCCCAGAGTAAAAAGTGATTAGTTATATTGGTGTAATCATGGTCCGTGTCAAGTCAAAGTATCATTTGTGAATAACGAAAGTGTCTGGAAATGAAATAGTACGCCTCGAGGGTGTTGTCTCATTCACTTAAGTGCTGCCAGCTGAGCTGTGCGTCAACACGTATGGATGTGAACAGCAGAAAGACTGGAGGATATAAAGCGGAAACAGGATTCAGTTAGTGAGACAGTCCGTTTATAATCACTACTTATCGAGCCAGCGAGAGTGTTAGGGCGTAGGGACCTGCAACGCAATGTTCATTCTTCACAAGTAGGAATCTCAACTACTCTTAACCTAAGCTTCTTTGTTATGTTTTATCTCCCTTCCGAAACACTGATATGATGAAAATGCAGGTGTAATTTTGGGACTCAAATGTTGTTTGTGTTGTATTCCGGCAAGTCTCTGGAATCATATCTCACTGAGTTCACAGGGTTGGGTAGAAATGCTGTCTGTACGTGTCACCTTTTGTCCACTAACACTGTAGTGGCACTTTCTGCAGCCACTTCAACCTGCACACactgatatacagtggcttgcgaaagtattcaccccccttggcatttttcctattttgttgcattacaacctggaattaaaatggatttttggggggtttgtatcatttgatttacacaacatgcctaccactttgaaaatgcaaaatatttttgattgtgaaacaaacaagaaataagacaaaaaaaacagaacttgagcgttctgttttgtagagccaccttttgcagcaattacagcggcaagtctcttggggtatctctataagcttggcacatctagccattgggatttttgcccattcttcaaggcaaaactgctctagctccttcaagttggatgggttccgctggtgtacagcaatctttaagtcataccacagattctcaattggattgaggtctgggctttgactaggccattccaagacatttaaatgtttccccttaaaccactcaagtgttgctttagcagtatgcttagggtcattgtcctgctggaaggaacctccgtcccagtctcaaatctctggaagactgaaacaggtttccctcaagaatttccctgtatttagcgccatccatcattccttcaattctgaccagtttcccagtccctgccgatgaaaaacatccccacagcatgacgctgccaccaccaagcttcactgtggggatggtgttctcggggtgatgagaggtgttgggtttgcaccagacatagcgttttccttgatggccaaaaagctcaattttagtctcatctgaccagagtaccaccttccatatgtttggggagtctcccacatgccttttagctAACACCAAACCtgtttgtattttttttctttaagcaatgtctttcttctggctactcttccataaagcccagctctgtggagtgtacggcttaaagtggtcctatggacagatactccaatctccgctgtggagctttgcagctccttcagggttatctttggtctctttgttgcctctgattaatgccctccttgcctggtctgtgagttttggtgggcggccctctcttggtaggtttgttgtggtgccatattctttccattttttaataatggatttcatggtgctccatgggatgttaaaagtttctgatatttttttataagcctaccctgatctgtacttctccacaactttgtccctgacctgtttggagagctccttggtcttcatggtgccgcttgcttggtggtgccccttgcttagtggtgttgcagactctggggcctttcagaacaggtgtgtgtgtgtatatatatatatatatatatatatatatatatatatatactgagatcatatgacagatcatgtgacacttagattccacacaggtggactttatttaactaattatgtgacttctgaaggtaattggttgcacaagatcttatttagaggcttcatagcaaatggggtgaccacgcaccacttttccgttaagtTTTTAGAcgttttttaaacaagttatttttttcacttcaccaatttggagtaatttgtatgtccattacatgaaatccaaataaaaaatcaatttaaattacaggttgtaatgcaacaaaataggaaaaacgccaagggggatgaatacttttgcaaggcactgtacaaacaTCGCTCACACACTGGGAAATGcatgaataacaacaaaaactaCTGGGCTGTTTTCACATCTTTTGATTTCATTTTGTATATCCTTTTTGTAAACAATATTGTACTGTGAATAGGAGACATTCTCTGACTGTATAATTGTGTATAATGTAGATTATTATATTTATGCTGTCCAGTTTCTCCATTTGTAAAGTTTAGTTTTTGTTCTCCTGAAACGTGTAAAAGTGTAGAATGCAATAGGTTTGTGTGTACTTGACTCACAGTCTGAAAACAATGGTGCTACAATTTCTATAACTCTGGACTGTGCCTAATATTATTTATACAATATTAAGAACATCAATAACTGTCAATACTTGGTGCTTCTTGTACCCAGGGACATTTTAATGCAATTTTCTGGCATTCTTTCTCGTATTTAAAATGTAATTATCCAATTGAATTGTTTTAAGCCTAGTGTACAACTGTAGACACTGCACGATTTGATGAAGCTATCTTCAACATGCGGCTGACTCAGAGTTAAGAAAACCGGTAACGCTCTCATTAGATGTGATTTCACACAGTGTTTTTGGCATACTGCGAAACACCCATTTGCTTTCAGAAACTTGCAAGTTGTTCAGGACTATTTGTAAATGCATGTGACACTGTTTTGTACAGATACGTTTGTGTTAAGAATGGTGTGTAGGTGAATAAGAAATGCCTAGAATGATTTGgggtattatatatatatatatttgtttttgttgttttatgtTGGTGCTGAAGTGTGACTCGCATCTACAGCCTGTCAAACAGGTTGGGCTTTGACCCAAGGGAAACGGCAGTACAGAGAGTTGTTAAGCCAGGGCCTTAATAGAGTGAGTGAAACACCATGACTGTTCAGTGTCAATGAGGGCATGCCAGTCACATGGCATCGTCTCCTCTGATATACACAGACAGAAACTCAATGCTTGAACTATTATGTGGTTAACACATATAGATGGAGAGATTTTGTTCTGGATTGTATCAGATTTACTTCATGCTTTTTAAAGAGAAACTTCTACTCTGTGAAACACCATGCCTTTCAGTCATTGTAAAAAAGGTTTTAAACTAGAAAAGAAAAGGTGCTGTTTCAACCATACAAACTTATTTCAGAAAATGTTCTGGGTGCATCCAAAAGCCAAATCTCATCTTTCACTTCAACTGCCTGTCCTGGGATATGTCTTAAAGCCGCCTCCTTCCCATAGTATGAACATAATACATCTGTTGTAATTACAAGTTAATTGTTCCAATATAACTGGTAGTAGAATAACTAGTATGTGTTACGTGGGTTTGCAACAACCAGGCTTCCTTTTGATCTGATTGTCATTTGGCAGTCCTTACTAATTGAGGACGTGAAGCAGGACATTAAGTTATCttaattgttttgtttgtttcatCTGTGTCCTTAAGGAGAAATAAGACATCACAGCTTTATAGTTACAATGCTGTCCAGTAGACAACAGTGCTTTGTAACCAGGAATGAGGACAATGATTTGCTCATGTCGGACATGACCAGAGAAGCTAGTCCCCTGTTACCAGTACTGACAGGTATTTTGTAACTACTGTTGTTGAtgttttcattgttttttttCTTGTTTGATATAATTGCAGTTGGTATCAATGATTATTTTATTATGACATAAGATTCAGATCAAGTTGGAATACTCTTAGACAGTATGGTGCTCTCCTACACTTAAAACAAGGAAAATGCAGCTATTGATTAATACACTTCCTCTCCTGTTGTGCTAGAGGAGGGAAAATATTTAATAAACTTCAACACAAGCTCACTTGTTGACTTATTAATGTCCCATCTGAAAATATACTTTCTAGTTGGCTGGAGTGGcaatgtgtgtgggagagagaataATATTGTTACTTCAGGTTTGAACAGTTCAATGTACCCCATTTTAAAATATGTCCCCTGAAGAAGTACACATATATGATCTCTGGCAAATTTGGATACATATTTAACACCGCAGTGCAGTATACTGCTCTATTTACTTGACAGTTAAGACTGTTTCACATAAGACTCCGAATCTTGCCAAAGGTCTTACTCAGGAACCTATCAGATATCTTGAAATGATATAGCACTTAAACTACTGTACACGTCACACTTATCTATAAACTGTGACTTTATAATTGTTTTCCCTAACTCAGGACCAGGGACCTCTCTTATATTTTGATGTAACTTGAACATTCATATTGGTGCTTTGAGTTGACAAACTTCCTCAGAGATGTATGTTTGTCTGAATTTCTCACTGTCGCACACATCCAGCCACTCCAgcaaaagattgcagttttgtgTTTGACTAGTCTGAGGATGTCATGGAAAATCATCTTCCTACTCTCACAAATGCCTCGTCTCAATCtcgctcactccct encodes:
- the LOC121533519 gene encoding histone-lysine N-methyltransferase, H3 lysine-79 specific isoform X4, with the protein product MRTVAVLRTCLVGHIPAGNNCNCWYSPAVDRGDVVQRQLENYFHSLKNPKLREEQEAARRRQEKNSKDSKSNTTTPTKAKEHKDSCGEDEQPGLLAAVKASPKPRRAKLLSKGRKLSARKRGRPKKAAVTAAERKSKKSQSALELLHAKTLSAAPPQDAYRSPQSPFYQLPPKVQHYASGQLLLGPTPPGLQQLLDNIKVQYLQFMAYMKTPQYRIHLQQVLEQEKLKHRELSGQAEQLQTVCQTHKEKIKGLFHTKLDELGVKALTVEDLLQAQKEISAHNHQLKEQTKQLERDMAELRDHSLLLLKSRCEELKLDWSSLCLESLLKEKQALRRQISEKQRRCLELQISIVELEKSQRQQELLQLKSYSPCEGSPYRKGLPGLEGLPRLDLDTPKLSLAVAGLSPELSINGTASPCFDRGGTKGELLSRYLPISPDHEIVPPTPDIRHRQLGHPLPDYTRFSPAKIALRRHLNQDSSTAHFRGLGFTGLRGDMGAITSPLGAKLSCLSPNSSDSQQNNTPRSAERGGKEKSPAGSQGDAITSLPISIPLSTVHPSKLPVSIPLASVVLPSRAERLRSTPSPVSQTGQTNGYSSSSGLMNGGSHSEDQDGAAPSPPSHGAPPMGPTRGHSPPLSTGGVLQYADGPPRILPGDATERQGESDSEPQDSESRRRMFFSLSSSSSSGGAASRLHLCSARQSQHHHGSHSNHNNHHHNRSPGSQHTNSHSHGSQEERKRGRRKRSSTGAQPASGSPKRRSFPGLSSTNHPSGSPLNINSMVNNINQPLEIAAISSPEQSGRSSCGPDMDQPPVLKRERPLEMNGSGRYSSAPSSDDDSGYPADSSSSRIERKIATISLESRDGPGRSGDRERGRKSGGSSGNSTGSEVSSSSSSSSSSSNSKWKSTFSPISDLKQPLPELRQGGSPFGTGREPRGLGTGTDSDSDHKPQQQRRGSEGAGGEPSGFQDIPLNLFLSQESGGRPGAGAQGGSSSERQAMPKQKPRGERELKTSSSMGNSQNLFISAAASGGILSGKVGGSPVSSASGASVGQYMGSQFPLGGASVLQSLFGAQSPGTSVSGAPRLVNGHSSLGSFSSAGLAGGAAGGIFHHVVPSVSSHQFGAALPASGGLSSLLSLSSSKQHQHTAPQSGSSFLASISSSLPLPLSQAQHSRTQTVLHTQPPLTLSLPPPPPLLNVSSSVPSSSSDPSPSSRSEAFLSSRLVPSSLQHQRAQSSSSSALTVSSSSAYVSAAASVSLSSSSRSFTVHYPPHLPPPTQASSSGGGVSMWRTLGLPASYTSSSQHPGSRPR